AGCGATCCACAGTGCTCCCTCCCCGAACACGAAAGACGATCATAGTGACTTTATCCACACCGCGCCCTCGCCGGGTCCACGCCCGTCGCGCGTCGCGCACTCGATTGCTTGGAACTCTTGGCGCATGCGTTGCGACACTGACTCTGGCTATCCCCCCGACGATGGCGCACGCGGCCCCTGTCGCATCGCAGCCTGAAGCATCCGTGCAATCGCAAAGCGTCATTGTTGCTAAAACCGACAAGCAGTCTCATGAGGATTCGCAAAAGGCTCAGAAGAACCTTGAACGCAAACAGGAGGCGATCGAGAAGCTCAACGCCGATGGCTATGACCGCTTCATCGTGACCTACAAGTCCTCGGCTCGTGCCACCAATCAGGCGGCGAAGCGCTCCAAGGCCTGGGAGAAAGCCGGTAAGTCCTACGGAGTAAATGCCGAGGAAGTGCGCAAGACCGCGACCGGATCACACGTGATCGATCTTGGGGATCAGCGCCTCAAAGGTAAGAAGGCCGATAACTTCATGGACAAGCTCGCCGCTGACCCTGCAGTTGAATCCGTTGAGCCGGATATCCGGTTGTACCCGGTGAGCCTTGAGCCTCGCGATCAGGACTGGTCCAGCCTGTGGGGTCTTCACGGCACCTACGGAGTGGATTCGCAGGAAGCGTGGAAGTACACGCAAGGTGAGGGTGCGGTTGTCGCCGTATTGGACTCCGGCATCACCCGCCACCCTGACTTGGATGCCAACATTCTGCCGGGCTATGACTTCATCGCCGATCCAGAAACAGCCACCGATGGCGACGGGCGCGATAGCGACCCGACCGACAGCGGTGACTGGCAAGTAGCTGGAGAATGCGGCGAGCCCCGCGGACGTGATTCCTCCTGGCACGGAACCCACGTAGCCGGCACCATCGCGGCAGTTGCAGACTCGAAAGGTGTTGTGGGCGTAGCGCCAAAGTCTAAGGTCGTGCCTGTGCGTGTGCTCGGTAAGTGCGGCGGACGCTTGTCTGACTTCGCTGACGCTATCGCCTGGTCAGTCGGAGTAGACGTGCAAGGTGCCCCTAAAAACCAGAACCCAGCTGATGTGATCAATATGTCACTAGGTGGTGGCGGAACCTGCATGCCGAGCTACCAGCGTGCCATCGACCTCGCTAACAGCCGCGGAGCCGTGGTTGTTGTGGCTGCGGGTAACGACACCACGAACGCCGCGAACTTCCAGCCAGCTAACTGCCAAAACGTAGTGACCGTTGGTGCAACCAATAAACAAGGCAAGCCAGCCCACTACTCGAACTTCGGTGACACCCTGGACGTATCTGCACCCGGCGGTGAAACCCATACTCGCGGTAGCGGAATCCTCTCCACCGTGAACTCCGGCAAGACCCGTCCCGTTGGCCCAAGCTACTCGGAATACCAGGGCACCTCGATGGCTACCCCGCACGTTGCAGGTGTTGCCGCACTCATGAAGTCCGTGAACCCAGAGATCTCCCCAGCTCGTATCGAGAAGATCCTCAAAGAGACCGTGAAGGCACCGAATGGCAAGTGCCCGCGTCCGTGCGGCGCAGGGATCGTCGATGCTGGGCGTGCGGTCAAGGCTGCGGCCGGAAACAATGCGCCAGCTCCAAAGCCAACCCCTAAACCGTCAACGGAGCCAACGTCTCAGCCGAGCCCAGAACCAAGCACGGAACCAAACCCTCAG
The Pseudoglutamicibacter albus DNA segment above includes these coding regions:
- a CDS encoding S8 family peptidase yields the protein MQSQSVIVAKTDKQSHEDSQKAQKNLERKQEAIEKLNADGYDRFIVTYKSSARATNQAAKRSKAWEKAGKSYGVNAEEVRKTATGSHVIDLGDQRLKGKKADNFMDKLAADPAVESVEPDIRLYPVSLEPRDQDWSSLWGLHGTYGVDSQEAWKYTQGEGAVVAVLDSGITRHPDLDANILPGYDFIADPETATDGDGRDSDPTDSGDWQVAGECGEPRGRDSSWHGTHVAGTIAAVADSKGVVGVAPKSKVVPVRVLGKCGGRLSDFADAIAWSVGVDVQGAPKNQNPADVINMSLGGGGTCMPSYQRAIDLANSRGAVVVVAAGNDTTNAANFQPANCQNVVTVGATNKQGKPAHYSNFGDTLDVSAPGGETHTRGSGILSTVNSGKTRPVGPSYSEYQGTSMATPHVAGVAALMKSVNPEISPARIEKILKETVKAPNGKCPRPCGAGIVDAGRAVKAAAGNNAPAPKPTPKPSTEPTSQPSPEPSTEPNPQPTPEPTTEPTTEPTTEPSSSPTTAPSPKPTTEQSPEPEPEPGRQLIRNGGFEEGLGPWSSNARNILARNSTHARSGDHSAMFNGNGRPSRYTLEQSVTVPAKSNAVLSYWLKVRSNELMPAVSDTLTVSVWDGKRWTTLKAHSNAEKGGGYRQHHIDLSRFAGQQIKLRFIGREGLFFATAFNLDDVEVTVK